A genome region from Geodermatophilus bullaregiensis includes the following:
- a CDS encoding hemolysin family protein: MNTAAVTLLVVAIALVPLAGLFGAMDAALQRVSRARVEELRRAGVRRAATLEQVVDERARHVALLLLLRIGCEMVAAVLLAVVLAGLWGVGWQTALTAAAVMTVVSYVLVGVGPRTLGRQHAYPTALATAGLVRLLGRVLGPVATLLILVGNAITPGRGFRDGPFATEVELRELVDLAEERGVVESGERQMIHSVFELGDTIAREVMVPRTDVVWIERTKTLRQALALALRSGFSRIPVIGENVDDVVGVVYLKDLVRRSQNLGESRGPRVEELMRPPAFVPESKPVDELLRDMQARRTHIAIVVDEYGGFAGLVTIEDILEEIVGEIADEHDAVQRPPVEHLDDGSVRITARLPVEDLAELFDVELPRDDDVETVGGLLARELGLVPIEGSQAEVAGLRLVAESTGGRRNRIDTILVCRVPVPSDDAEHQSGATRADVTAGVEG, translated from the coding sequence ATGAACACCGCCGCGGTCACGCTGCTGGTCGTCGCGATCGCCCTGGTGCCGCTGGCCGGCCTGTTCGGCGCCATGGACGCCGCCCTCCAGCGGGTGTCCAGGGCCCGGGTCGAGGAGCTGCGCCGCGCGGGCGTGCGGCGGGCGGCCACCCTCGAGCAGGTCGTCGACGAGCGCGCCCGGCACGTGGCGCTGCTGCTGCTCCTGCGCATCGGTTGCGAGATGGTCGCGGCGGTCCTGCTCGCCGTCGTCCTCGCCGGGCTGTGGGGCGTCGGCTGGCAGACCGCGCTCACCGCCGCCGCCGTGATGACCGTCGTCAGCTACGTGCTGGTCGGCGTCGGCCCGCGGACGCTGGGCCGCCAGCACGCCTACCCGACCGCGCTGGCCACCGCCGGGCTGGTGCGGCTGCTCGGCCGGGTGCTCGGCCCGGTGGCCACGCTGCTCATCCTGGTCGGCAACGCGATCACCCCCGGCCGCGGCTTCCGCGACGGCCCGTTCGCCACCGAGGTCGAGCTGCGCGAGCTCGTCGACCTCGCCGAGGAGCGCGGCGTCGTCGAGTCCGGTGAGCGGCAGATGATCCACTCGGTGTTCGAGCTGGGCGACACCATCGCCCGCGAGGTCATGGTGCCGCGCACCGACGTCGTCTGGATCGAGCGCACCAAGACCCTCCGGCAGGCCCTGGCGCTGGCCCTGCGCAGCGGGTTCAGCCGCATCCCGGTGATCGGCGAGAACGTCGACGACGTCGTGGGCGTCGTCTACCTCAAGGACCTCGTCCGCCGGTCGCAGAACCTCGGCGAGAGCCGCGGCCCGCGGGTCGAGGAGCTCATGCGCCCGCCGGCGTTCGTGCCGGAGTCCAAGCCGGTCGACGAGCTGCTGCGCGACATGCAGGCCCGCCGCACCCACATCGCGATCGTGGTCGACGAGTACGGCGGCTTCGCCGGGCTGGTCACCATCGAGGACATCCTCGAGGAGATCGTCGGCGAGATCGCCGACGAGCACGACGCCGTGCAGCGCCCGCCGGTCGAGCACCTCGACGACGGGTCGGTGCGGATCACCGCCCGGCTGCCGGTCGAGGACCTCGCCGAGCTCTTCGACGTCGAGCTGCCCCGCGACGACGACGTCGAGACCGTCGGCGGGCTGCTCGCCCGCGAGCTGGGCCTGGTGCCGATCGAGGGCTCGCAGGCCGAGGTCGCGGGGCTGCGGCTGGTGGCCGAGAGCACCGGCGGACGGCGCAACCGCATCGACACCATCCTGGTCTGCCGGGTGCCGGTGCCCTCCGACGACGCCGAGCACCAGTCGGGGGCCACCCGCGCGGACGTCACCGCCGGCGTCGAGGGCTGA
- a CDS encoding cytidine deaminase, producing the protein MPDLQPEDAKLVTLARSARGRTGAPEGAAVRDTDGRTYVAASVALPSLTLSALQAAVAAAVSSGVEGLEAAAVVSDADAVEEAGLAAVHDLTPSAPVHLAGPDGAVRTTA; encoded by the coding sequence GTGCCCGACCTGCAGCCCGAGGACGCCAAGCTCGTCACCCTCGCCCGCTCCGCGCGCGGCCGCACCGGCGCGCCGGAGGGCGCCGCCGTGCGGGACACCGACGGGCGCACCTACGTCGCCGCGAGCGTCGCGCTGCCCTCGCTGACGCTGTCGGCGCTGCAGGCCGCGGTGGCCGCCGCCGTGTCGAGCGGGGTGGAGGGCCTGGAGGCCGCCGCGGTCGTGTCCGACGCCGACGCCGTGGAGGAGGCCGGGCTGGCCGCCGTCCACGACCTGACGCCGTCCGCGCCCGTCCACCTCGCCGGCCCCGACGGCGCGGTCCGCACCACCGCCTGA
- the era gene encoding GTPase Era yields the protein MSTPEQPYRSGFACLVGRPNAGKTTLTNALVGEKVGIVSNRPQTTRHAIRGVVHRPSGQLVLVDTPGLHKPKSLLGRRLNDVVRDTLSEVDVVVLCIPADQPVGTGDRYIARQLQGLTTPVVVVVTKTDAASRTQVAEQLVAASQLVEAAEVVPVSAVRGDQVELLEDLLVGLLPEGPPLYPEEQTTDEDVERQIAELVREAALEKVFQEVPHSLAVTIEEMNRRTDPKRDGGELVEVHALLHCERPSQKPMLLGRGGSVIKAIGSEARPGIETLLGARVHLDLHVTVLGEWQDDPKKLNRLGY from the coding sequence GTGAGCACGCCGGAGCAGCCGTACCGCAGCGGCTTCGCCTGCCTGGTGGGCCGCCCCAACGCCGGCAAGACGACGCTGACCAACGCCCTCGTCGGCGAGAAGGTCGGCATCGTCAGCAACCGGCCGCAGACCACGCGGCACGCCATCCGCGGCGTCGTGCACCGCCCGAGCGGCCAGCTGGTCCTCGTCGACACCCCCGGCCTGCACAAGCCGAAGAGCCTGCTCGGCCGGCGCCTCAACGACGTCGTCCGCGACACCCTCTCCGAGGTCGACGTCGTCGTCCTGTGCATCCCGGCCGACCAGCCGGTCGGCACCGGCGACCGGTACATCGCCCGCCAGCTGCAGGGCCTGACGACGCCGGTGGTCGTGGTCGTGACCAAGACCGACGCCGCGAGCAGGACGCAGGTCGCCGAGCAGCTGGTGGCCGCCAGCCAGCTCGTCGAGGCCGCCGAGGTCGTGCCGGTGAGCGCGGTGCGGGGCGATCAGGTCGAGCTGCTGGAGGACCTGCTGGTCGGCCTGCTCCCCGAGGGCCCGCCGCTCTACCCGGAGGAGCAGACCACCGACGAGGACGTCGAGCGGCAGATCGCCGAGCTGGTCCGCGAGGCCGCCCTGGAGAAGGTCTTCCAGGAGGTGCCGCACTCCCTCGCCGTCACGATCGAGGAGATGAACCGCCGCACCGACCCCAAGCGGGACGGCGGCGAGCTGGTCGAGGTGCACGCCCTGCTGCACTGCGAGCGCCCCAGCCAGAAGCCGATGCTGCTCGGCCGGGGCGGGTCGGTCATCAAGGCGATCGGCAGCGAGGCCCGGCCCGGCATCGAGACGCTGCTCGGCGCCCGGGTGCACCTGGACCTGCACGTCACGGTGCTCGGCGAGTGGCAGGACGACCCCAAGAAGCTGAACAGGCTCGGGTACTGA